Within Takifugu rubripes chromosome 20, fTakRub1.2, whole genome shotgun sequence, the genomic segment GGGGGATCGTTTGTCTGGACCCGTGGTCGACCCCGGGAAGGACCGCAGACGTGTTCCTTTCTAACCTGTGAGggactcctgtgtgtgtgtgtgtgtgtgtgtgtgtgtgtgtgtaggaggagcagcaggagccggTCTCACCGACGGTCCTACTCAAAGAGTCGGAGGAGGTCCAAGAGTCCACGAAGGAGGAGGTCCCATTCCCGGGATAGAAACCGCCGCAGTCGATCCAGGTGGGCGTCGTCCGCTGGTGTTGATAGTTCAGGTTTTATCACCCGGACACTAACtgggctgagctgctgctccatcttctGTTTAgggacaggaggaaggaggagaagtcGAAAAAACGGTCAAAGACGCCTCCGAAGAGCTACAGCAGCGCCAGGAGGTCTCGGAGCATCACCCGGTGGGTGCCGGCTTCAAGGCGCCTCAGGTGAAATACGGCACTGCACTGGAATGTTAATCATCATGTTTTCCTGAACAGGAGACACAGGCGGAGCCGGTCAGCGTCACGATCTCCCAGGAAGAAGGTGTCCAGGTCTCCGTCTCCCAGACGGTAAGTTTCCCAGATGTCAACCGTTCTATCCTGTCATCTTAGCAATATCCCCCTTTCCTTAATCAGAcacaagaaagagaaaaagaaggacAAGGAGCGTGAGAAGGAGAGAGAtcgagagaggagggaggacagagaccGAAGCAGGGACGAAAGAGAACGTTCCAGCGGCAAgaagaacaaagacaaagaacgGGAAAGGGAACGGGAACGAGAGCGGGACAGGGAGCGCGAACGGGAGAGGGAGCGTGACCGCAAGTCTGACAGCGATAAAGGAGACGCAAAGGTTGGTTTGAAGGTTGGTGCCTTTTtctttagggggggggggggggggggcgatgcaGCAAACAAGCAGTCTGAAGCTCGTCTGAACCCTCCGACAGGTGACCCGAGACTACGACGAAGAGGAGCAGGGCTACGACAGTGagaaggaaggggaggaggaggacgagaggaAGAGCGACTCCGACTCAGCGTCGTCCCCCAaaggccaggaggaggagagggccgAGGGCCCGATGCCCAAAAAGTCCAAGCTGAACGGAGACGATCACCACCAGGAGGACATGGAGATGAGCGACTAAGAGCCGCCCCCCGTTTGACCTCGTGCcccttttatatttttaatatgcTTGATCATGTTTCGTCTGAGCTGTAGAAGCTTCGTGGAGAAAACTAGAAGGAAAgcagacttttttctttttgtaaaggagggaaaagtcggatttacattaaaatgaaatggttTTAAATTGTCATTGCTGTACTTTTTTAAACGCCCCTGTTGTTTTGCTGTTCCCGTTTGTTTACTCCTCCCAGTAGATGTCACGGAATTTCCcccttttgtaaatatttttgaGGGTGGGGCTTCATCCCGCCTGTTTTTGTCACCCACTGGTGTTTCTGTTGATCCTCTTTGTAAACGTTCACTGTAGGCCGAACCGTGTTGTTGGCGATGGAATCCTGCGTTTGGTTTTCTATGGAAAACTAATAAAGTTGAGTCAAACTGTCGATGGCGTTGTGAGAGTCCGTCCCTCGATGCCGCGTTTCAAACGGGAAAAACCTGACGGAAACTTCAGAGTCTCAgctatgtttttattttagtcattttatatcaaaatgtaaatttaaactTTCCAGCTGTGGTCACCCGGCGGCGAGACTCGAACATATGAAACATGGAGAGAACAGATGAAGACATGGGGAGGGGTTTGCACCCATCACCAGGCAGTTTGAAATCAATACTGCACCGCTGCTAGCTTAAAGGGATTTAAAGCAGATTAAAAGTTGCCACTAACTCATCTGAAAGTTTTATTTTGGCGGGATGGTCGACGGTGGAGCGAGCGGCTACTGGCGGTTTTTGGTTCAAACTGGCCCTTTAaactacagcagcaggaacacaaaacCAGACATGATGGAGGCGATCGGTGAGCTGCAGCGTCTCCTCCCACAGGTCCGAAGGGTCGTTAGGTCTCAGTAACTGACTGACaccagaacatttaaaaaaaaaccacaccaACACTTGCAATAAAGACGgtttcttcagcagctgcacgtaaaaagaaagataaaagacCCTTGATTAACATGTAGAACCTAATGGACTGGGCATTTGGGTCGGAGGTGCGTGTCCCCGTGACAGctgtgggaagaaaaaaaaagaaaagggatgtTTTTCCAAACATCTTTAAGAATATGGCTAGATCGGATGATCCTAAGGAAGCGAGCGTTAAGAGCGAGGCTTCCTCTCAGCATCACCAATCTATCACAAATGGGACTGAGACTTGAGCAGCCAGAGAAATAAGACGGAACCAGAGTCAGGATTTGGGTGTTCTTCAATGAACACGGCGATATCGGTGCTTTACAGGTAAAAACGTTCCCTTTATCAAAACACGACGTCTGCGGGTTGGAAAACGCATCCGCTCTTCAGGACGGAGAGGTCGCGACCCTCGGGGGAATCCCATCCGAAGGTGCGCCTTTAAAAAAGAGGCGAAGAAGAGACGGCGACCTCTTTCACGTGGAGTTAGGCTTTGCTGCTGGGATCCCCCGACGGGTTTTTCCTGTGGCTGCGCGTTCGTCTCCAGGGGTTAAAGGTCGGGGAAGCGGCTGGGGTCCTCTTTATAGTCACTGGGAGTGATGAACGTGGACTGGTCGAACTCGTCGTAACGAAACTGCTGAAAGGTGACGGTGGCAGTGATCGTGGGGAACACGGGGAtgtctgcagggaaaacaggaagtcggTGTTTAGATTTACACCCGAGGACCTGGAAGCTGCACTGTCAGCTAGTTTCCTCACCCAGTTTGACGGGAAAACCAGGGGGGAGCTTCATCTGAACGAACTCCCTGAGTTTATTAAAGTGCTTGAAGGGT encodes:
- the LOC101067958 gene encoding serine/arginine-rich splicing factor 11 isoform X5 produces the protein MSLLAPANAVAGMMPGGGLLPTPNPLATMAGTPFGGLGAPNMEQIAAMGIQGPNMNPQALSADFLKLMQSMDPKLNPLAAGLNLSPGLKTDASSKEIEEAMKRVREAQSLISAAIEPGNKKDDKRKHSRSRSRSRRRRSRSRSRHRRSSRSRSHRRSYSKSRRRSKSPRRRRSHSRDRNRRSRSRDRRKEEKSKKRSKTPPKSYSSARRSRSITRRHRRSRSASRSPRKKVSRSPSPRRHKKEKKKDKEREKERDRERREDRDRSRDERERSSGKKNKDKERERERERERDRERERERERDRKSDSDKGDAKVGLKVTRDYDEEEQGYDSEKEGEEEDERKSDSDSASSPKGQEEERAEGPMPKKSKLNGDDHHQEDMEMSD